The segment CCTCCCTTGTTTCATCTGCAGCCTGCCCTTTCGAGATGTCAGCCGAAATCGACTGTTCGGCATACTATATCGACAGTGGGGTCGAGATCCTGAAAACACCCACGCTCTGTCAAAATTGATCTGAACTCTCGGGCTCGACCAATTCGACCAGTTGCATCCCCGCCAGGTCCATGACCATTGTCCCATGAGAGTCGAACAAGGACTCGAGTCGCACCATTGCGAAGGCAAGCGGTTCAACCGCTGTCTCGGTGTGGGCGAGTACCCAGCGAAAATATCCGCGGTTGTAGAGAATGTGAGTGATGCCCTGGCTCCGTAGCGAGCGAAAGACGGTGTCGTTGTCGAAACCCGCTCTTACCATTTCGACGGTCCAGCGCTGCATGAACCAGCTGAGATCGGGCAGGAAGCCACAATCGAGCAGACGCCCCTTTCCCTCACCCGCCATCAAAATGACAGCGTCTGGGTCGAGGGTGCCCTCCCGAATCTCGCGGTTGATGCGATCTACGACCACGGGCATCGACTTCGTAAAGTTGTACCCCACGCCCTTCAGCCACTCGAGTCGATCGCCATCGACCCGGCTGTAGAGCTCCGGTTGCAACCGTTCGAGCTTGCGAACCTCGGGTGGGTGGTGGCCCACGAGCACCGCGATCCCACAGACGAGCCAGAGTGCTCGCCAGGCCGGGTGCGCCCAGCGGCTGATCACCAGCGCGCTTCCCACGCCAAACAAGACGAGAAAGGGCAGGGTGTAGCGCAACAAGTTGGTCTGGCTCGCGAGGCCAACAAAGCAGACCAGCGTCAGCCCGTAGAGCGCGAACCCACCCGCTCGTTGTCGACCCTCCTTTGGCATTGCGAAGGGAAGCACGAAAAACAGCAAAAGCAGGGGCGAGGCGAAGTGATTTGGCTTGGTCGAATAATCGTTTGGATGTTGATAAACATCGACCAGGTTGAACAATGTCGAGGGGAGTTCTGCTGTGGTTCTGCGAACCAGGGTGTTTGTTCTTTGTCGCTCGGGCGAGTCGGGCGAAAGCTCCGCAAGTTTTGCGTTCAACACGCCCGTCATGGGAATGCGCTCGTTTGGTCTGGCGGCGTCCTCGTAGTAGTCCCCGCGCAACATGGGGAAGAGCGGGTCGCCGTGCATGACGGTGTTCGACGCGTACCAGGTGGCATTGGGAATCGCGAGGAGCGAGACGCAGAGTAGAGTGCTGCGCAGCGACAGGCTGCGCCGGTCGGTCATGGCCTGTCGCACGAGGATCGCGAACACCAGACCCACGAAGGCCAGGGCAATGAAGAGGCCCGTGTACTTGGCCCCGAGAGCCCCCCCCAGTGAAATCGCCAGCAGGTAGAGAGGGACAACCTGGGACCGGTCCCGCAACCAGATCACGAGGGCAAGCATGGCGGTTGCAACAAATAGCGATAGAAAGCCGTCGACTCGGGGGTCCACGCCCTGCTGCCACAGAACATGGATGCCGCTGCAAACCAGGACTGCCCAGACCCCGCTGTGGGGGTTGCCGAGGCGTGCGGCGAGGGCGTAGGCCGCAATCAGGTTCAGCAGCACGAACAAGAAATTGTATGGGATGATCCCCGATTCGAGCCCAAAGCTGAGAAACACCGCGTACACGAGGCTTACACCGCCGGGAAACGAATTGGCAGAAAAGAGTGGGTCGGGGTTCCACAGCTTCCCGTCGAGATAGCGTTCGGCGAGGGGAAGATGGTAGAGCGCAGAATCCCAGTCCGAGTTCGGAAGCGCGGTTTGAACCAGTATTGGCCAGAGCCAATAAAACGACGCGGCGACGACCGCGACCCCCGTCAGGTTGGTGACGAGATTGGACTGGATGGAGTTGAACGACACCGAACCTACCCACCGGGTGATCCGTGCGCGATCCCACCACAGCATCGCCGTGATCCCGGCCAGGCCCAGGGTTCCGAGTACAGTCGAATTCAACGCGCCAGCCATGGTGAGCAGCATCAATACGAGATTGCTGGCGACGAATCCCACGACGATCGAAAACAGCAGTCGTTCGGGTCTATTTTCGAGGACGTTTTGCCAGCCAGCGAGGCGAATCAATGCGCTGCCCGCCAGGCCCTGTACAGCGAGAAGCAGCGCGGCGAACAGGTGGCCGACGAGTGCCATCGCCACGACTCGACCGAGACCGACACCGAGCCCCGCAATCCCGCTCCACTGGGCCAATGCAACGCACATCGATACGCAATAGAAAAGCACGCCCAGGGGCAACAAGAGCTTCTGGAACCAGATTCGTTCGAAATCGCGAATCAGCGAAAACCGCAATACGCACTCCCGTTGCGCAGGCCGTGCGCATCTGAGTCTCGAAGTCGGCTTGCTGCATGTGCGGCAAGCCGACTTCAGAATAGCCTTTGATAAGGCTAGTTGTTGGGATTAGACTGCTGCTAGCCGCCGCCACAAAAGCCTCCACACGAGGACGTTGAGTTCATGACCGATGCACAAGAACCCGCCGACGACGATGCGGCGGAGTCGCGGAATGGCGATCGGGGCGAAATGCCGGCCTGGAAGAATCCGGCCTACCGCTTCGTATTCCTGTTTCTCGTGTATCTCGGCGCCATCGCCTACGGCTACCCGAAGTTTCGCGAACGCTACATTGGGGCCGTAGACGCGCTTGCGGAGGCCACTGCTTATTTCGAGTACCTGGCCTTCAGCGTCTTTACGACCCAGATCACCCACTCGCAAAAGGTCGTGGCGTACAAGGGTTTCGCGGTCCACATCATCGAAGAGTGCACAGGGGTGTACGAGGTGCTGATTTTCGCCGCAGCGGTACTGGCCTTTCCTACCGTATGGTCCAAGAAGTTGGTGGGTTTCGGGCTGGGGATCCCGATTCTCTATCTGTTCAATGTGTTACGCATCGCAGTTCTGATCGTGGTTGGAAAACACGCTCCCCAATACTTTGATTTCATGCATCTCTACTTTTGGCAAGCCACACTGATCTTGATGATCACGTCGGTGTGGCTGCTATGGATTACTCAGGTCGTGAATCGTGACTGGTCGCGTACTACTGCAGACCCTTAAGATCGTCGGCATTACGGTGCCGGTAACCTGGGCCTGGCTCGAATGGGGCCGGGACGCGTACGGTCGCCTGTTCGCCGAACTCGCGATACCCATTTTCGGTTTTCTGGGCATGACGCGCATCCTGCCCGAGGGAACGCGAGATCGGTTCATCAACTACCTGCCGTTCTTGATCTTGATGATCGTCACGCCGCGCATGAGTTTGTTGCGCAGATGCGTGGGCATCCTCGTCGGATTCGTTTTGATCTTCTTCCTGCAGGTGTTCTTCGTCTACGCGTCAGAGATGGCCGGAGTTCAAGCCGGAATGGTGAATCGGCAAGACATCTACGAAAAGATGCTGCCGATGCTGCTGATCTGCGACGCCTTCCCGTTCGTACTCTGGATCGTCATCGCCAAAGATTTCGTGCAAGAGATGACGACAAAGGTGTTTCAGAATCAGAACAAGCCCCGCTAGTTCCTAGGGATTGCGGGTTGCGCGGAATCGATGACGCTGGGGGTTCCACTCGCTCATCAGGCGGAACATCAAGTAGTGAAGCCTTGGATGTCGATGTTGCAATTCGTCGTCGAGCATGACCGTATCTTCTGAAATATTGATCGATGCCAACCCCTGGGTTGCAGCCAGTTTTAATAGGGACCAGGTCGCTGGTTGATTCGATTTCAAATGACCAATCAAGGTCGCAGAACGATCCATGGGTGAACTCTCCTTCCTTGGGGTTGAATTCGCCCGCGCACTGAACTGGATCGAGCGCATGAATGCAGATTCGGAAGGTCGGGATGCGAGCTGCGGTGGGGGAGCTTCTGTACCGGTTGGCGGCGTGGGAAGAGAGCAGGCTATAGCGCCTATGCACTCACTGCCCCCGGCGTTTCGAGCAGCGAAGTCCGGGATCGGATCGAGCGATCCTAGGGATTTCTGCGGAGTAGAACGTGCGGTTTGGGTCGCGCCGGGGACGGCTCAGTCGACTCGTGCAAGCCCAATGCGCACGTTGACGTCGCCAAAGCGCGCTTCGTGGGCGAACAGATCCACGGCTCCCGGGTCGCCGTCGAGGTCTACCGCCGTGGCCAGCGTCTGTTCTGCGATGTAATCGCGAAACGGGTCGACCGCCCGTCGCCATTCGTCGTCGAGTTGCAGAACCAGCCGGATCGAGTCCGAAACGTCGAGATCGGCCTCTTTGCGGGCCTGCTGCACCGCCCGCACGACGTCTCGAGCGAATCCTTCAGCGACCAGTTCGTCGGTCAATTCGAGATCGAGCACGACGATGGCGTCGTTGCTGGAGAGCGATTCACACGTGACCCCGTCTCGGGGCTGGAGCAGCATCTCATACTCACCCTCCGAAAGCTGATGGCCCGCGACGGTGATCCCGCCCTCGGGCAGAGCGCTCCAGTCTCCCTGCTTCGAGGCCTT is part of the Myxococcales bacterium genome and harbors:
- a CDS encoding glycosyltransferase family 39 protein — protein: MRFSLIRDFERIWFQKLLLPLGVLFYCVSMCVALAQWSGIAGLGVGLGRVVAMALVGHLFAALLLAVQGLAGSALIRLAGWQNVLENRPERLLFSIVVGFVASNLVLMLLTMAGALNSTVLGTLGLAGITAMLWWDRARITRWVGSVSFNSIQSNLVTNLTGVAVVAASFYWLWPILVQTALPNSDWDSALYHLPLAERYLDGKLWNPDPLFSANSFPGGVSLVYAVFLSFGLESGIIPYNFLFVLLNLIAAYALAARLGNPHSGVWAVLVCSGIHVLWQQGVDPRVDGFLSLFVATAMLALVIWLRDRSQVVPLYLLAISLGGALGAKYTGLFIALAFVGLVFAILVRQAMTDRRSLSLRSTLLCVSLLAIPNATWYASNTVMHGDPLFPMLRGDYYEDAARPNERIPMTGVLNAKLAELSPDSPERQRTNTLVRRTTAELPSTLFNLVDVYQHPNDYSTKPNHFASPLLLLFFVLPFAMPKEGRQRAGGFALYGLTLVCFVGLASQTNLLRYTLPFLVLFGVGSALVISRWAHPAWRALWLVCGIAVLVGHHPPEVRKLERLQPELYSRVDGDRLEWLKGVGYNFTKSMPVVVDRINREIREGTLDPDAVILMAGEGKGRLLDCGFLPDLSWFMQRWTVEMVRAGFDNDTVFRSLRSQGITHILYNRGYFRWVLAHTETAVEPLAFAMVRLESLFDSHGTMVMDLAGMQLVELVEPESSDQF
- the xrtH gene encoding exosortase H; translation: MTDAQEPADDDAAESRNGDRGEMPAWKNPAYRFVFLFLVYLGAIAYGYPKFRERYIGAVDALAEATAYFEYLAFSVFTTQITHSQKVVAYKGFAVHIIEECTGVYEVLIFAAAVLAFPTVWSKKLVGFGLGIPILYLFNVLRIAVLIVVGKHAPQYFDFMHLYFWQATLILMITSVWLLWITQVVNRDWSRTTADP